The Nitrospirales bacterium genome includes a window with the following:
- a CDS encoding tetratricopeptide repeat protein codes for MKSEWPYYILYRMGMLGLLMILAQGCVTSTGPLATLPIVSPDAAEHNRLGIEAYNSGKWEEARQQFEQAVLIDAQLPEAHFNLALTLHKLEDHEGATRHFQQAGRLAPTSASIVETTLYRNHLGLSSTFERHLSGGYRYAK; via the coding sequence ATGAAATCTGAATGGCCATACTACATTCTGTATCGCATGGGGATGCTTGGGCTGCTCATGATCCTCGCGCAAGGGTGTGTGACGTCCACAGGGCCGCTCGCGACGTTACCGATCGTGAGCCCGGATGCGGCTGAGCACAATCGTCTGGGGATTGAAGCTTATAATAGCGGGAAGTGGGAGGAGGCGAGGCAGCAGTTTGAGCAGGCGGTGTTGATTGATGCGCAATTGCCTGAGGCTCACTTCAATCTGGCTCTGACATTACACAAACTCGAAGACCATGAAGGGGCGACACGGCATTTTCAGCAGGCCGGAAGGTTGGCTCCAACGAGTGCGAGCATTGTCGAGACGACATTATACCGGAATCATCTTGGTCTTTCCTCGACCTTCGAACGCCATCTCAGTGGTGGGTATCGATATGCGAAGTGA
- a CDS encoding dihydrolipoyl dehydrogenase, translating to MNHDVIIIGGGSAGYAAARTAQENGADVAIIDHGPLGGLCILRGCMPTKTLLRSSDVMSLMQRAEEFGLYPVSAKANLSAIIDRKVQLIQEFADYRIDALKDPRFTLYEERVHFLSPTEVQAGPHRLTGKAFIISTGSVVSRIPLPGLEEVGYITSDEALDLRTLPESMIALGGGAVALELAQFFSRLGTRVTLLQRSGHVMSQGDEDLARPLEARLQKEGMRVLTGTTIRRVEQTGNEKTVHFHHQGKEQAVSAAVILQALGRHPNIANLQLEKANVKVHNGAIKVSSDMRTSTPHIFAVGDVNGLHEIVHIAIQQGEIAGWNAVHPSATPRLQDDRLKAQVVFTDPQIASVGLYERECQQQGIDYLAASYLFNEHGKSLCLGETYGHVKILCHPKTGEIIGGHIVGPEASELIHEFIAIMYFRGTVHDLIRIPHYHPTLAEILTYPAEELVSKLS from the coding sequence ATGAACCACGACGTGATCATCATCGGCGGCGGCTCTGCCGGATATGCTGCCGCACGAACCGCACAAGAAAACGGCGCCGATGTGGCTATCATCGATCACGGCCCCTTAGGAGGCCTGTGCATCCTTCGCGGCTGCATGCCAACCAAAACGCTCCTTCGCTCCTCCGATGTCATGTCGCTCATGCAAAGGGCCGAAGAATTCGGACTCTATCCGGTCTCGGCCAAAGCCAACCTCTCCGCTATTATCGACCGTAAGGTTCAGTTGATTCAAGAATTTGCCGATTATCGAATCGACGCCCTGAAAGATCCGCGGTTCACCCTCTATGAAGAACGTGTGCACTTTCTTTCTCCTACCGAAGTCCAGGCCGGCCCACATCGCTTGACGGGCAAAGCCTTCATTATCTCCACCGGGTCGGTTGTCTCTCGCATCCCGCTACCCGGCTTAGAGGAAGTGGGCTATATCACCAGTGATGAGGCCCTGGATTTACGCACGCTTCCGGAGTCGATGATTGCCCTCGGCGGCGGAGCGGTCGCCCTTGAATTGGCTCAATTCTTTTCACGACTCGGCACCCGTGTCACGCTCCTGCAACGAAGCGGACATGTCATGTCTCAGGGTGATGAAGATTTGGCACGTCCCCTTGAAGCACGCCTTCAGAAAGAAGGGATGCGCGTCTTGACCGGCACAACGATTCGGCGCGTTGAGCAAACCGGGAACGAGAAAACGGTTCACTTCCACCACCAAGGGAAAGAACAAGCTGTATCTGCCGCGGTCATTCTTCAGGCGCTAGGACGTCATCCCAATATCGCGAACCTTCAACTAGAAAAAGCCAACGTCAAAGTCCACAACGGCGCCATCAAGGTTTCCAGCGACATGCGGACCTCCACACCTCACATCTTTGCGGTCGGGGATGTCAATGGGCTCCATGAAATTGTCCACATCGCGATCCAACAGGGAGAAATCGCCGGCTGGAATGCCGTTCACCCGAGCGCCACGCCCCGCCTGCAGGATGACCGCCTGAAAGCCCAGGTCGTGTTCACCGATCCTCAAATCGCAAGCGTGGGGCTCTATGAACGAGAATGCCAGCAGCAAGGCATCGACTATCTGGCGGCCTCATATCTCTTTAACGAACACGGAAAATCGCTTTGCCTGGGAGAAACATACGGGCATGTCAAAATCCTGTGTCACCCGAAAACCGGAGAAATCATCGGCGGACATATCGTCGGGCCTGAAGCGTCCGAACTGATTCATGAATTTATCGCCATCATGTATTTCCGTGGCACAGTGCATGATTTGATCAGGATTCCACATTACCATCCGACCCTCGCTGAAATCTTAACGTATCCGGCTGAAGAACTCGTATCAAAACTTTCCTAG
- a CDS encoding TVP38/TMEM64 family protein has translation MKQHPSLDYKSPIRNTRLWGKIVMFVVILATAYWAFQQADIVQYFHPDRLVEFFQRFGLLAPMVFIGMMALAVVVSPIPSLPLDLAAGAVFGPFMGTVYAVIGAEIGAIISFLIGRMLGREVVTRLLRTDVVFCEKCSDHHLIGFVVVARLLPLFSFDLVSYGAGLTTMSLKAFALATFVGMIPPTFALVYFGSSTVAADWMVFVLGLILVGLLILLPKLIMNNRSAWWVRLVLGEKPETGETSGASSASAMKCSWCGAKNGVQGLER, from the coding sequence ATGAAGCAACATCCGTCGTTAGATTACAAGAGTCCCATCAGGAATACTAGGTTATGGGGAAAGATTGTGATGTTCGTCGTGATATTGGCTACCGCCTACTGGGCCTTCCAGCAGGCAGATATCGTGCAGTATTTTCACCCGGACCGACTCGTTGAATTTTTTCAGAGATTTGGTCTCCTTGCACCCATGGTGTTCATAGGAATGATGGCGCTGGCAGTGGTCGTGAGTCCCATTCCCAGCCTTCCATTGGATTTAGCGGCTGGCGCGGTTTTTGGGCCGTTCATGGGGACAGTCTATGCAGTGATTGGTGCTGAAATTGGAGCAATCATCAGTTTTCTGATCGGGCGAATGTTGGGTCGGGAAGTCGTGACCCGGCTCCTACGCACTGATGTGGTCTTTTGTGAGAAATGTTCGGATCATCATCTTATCGGATTCGTCGTTGTCGCGCGGCTTCTTCCGCTTTTTTCCTTTGATCTCGTCAGTTACGGGGCCGGCCTCACAACGATGAGTCTCAAGGCGTTTGCACTTGCGACATTCGTTGGCATGATCCCCCCGACCTTTGCACTGGTCTACTTTGGAAGCAGCACGGTCGCAGCTGATTGGATGGTCTTTGTTTTGGGACTGATATTGGTTGGACTTTTGATCCTTTTGCCAAAACTGATCATGAACAATCGGTCGGCGTGGTGGGTTCGATTGGTGTTGGGGGAAAAGCCTGAGACGGGGGAAACATCGGGGGCCTCTTCGGCGTCAGCGATGAAATGCTCATGGTGCGGAGCCAAGAACGGAGTTCAGGGTTTGGAACGCTAG
- a CDS encoding TVP38/TMEM64 family protein, which translates to MNKTSSTTLQEPPKSLGKIVLTFLFAAGIGIFFYFDLGQYLSLASLQSNRDQLLAYTESHFTIAASLFILVYITQTAFSLPGGAILTLAGGFLFGSFFGTLLVNIGATTGATLAFLAARYLLRDWIETKFGDRLGPIQAGFAQNAFSYLMTLRLIPAFPFFLVNLVSGLTRVNLGTYIAATALGIIPGSFVFAFAGRQLGTINSLSEIASPPVLLAFTFLGLLAIMPIVYRKLTGKNNPESLSP; encoded by the coding sequence TTGAACAAGACATCCAGCACAACTCTTCAAGAACCGCCAAAGTCACTCGGGAAAATCGTTCTCACATTCCTTTTCGCAGCTGGAATCGGCATTTTTTTCTACTTTGACCTTGGTCAATACCTTTCTTTAGCATCACTACAATCCAACCGGGATCAACTGCTCGCCTATACTGAAAGCCACTTCACGATCGCCGCGTCTCTCTTCATCCTGGTGTACATCACTCAAACCGCGTTTTCACTCCCTGGAGGTGCCATTCTGACCCTCGCCGGCGGATTCCTGTTCGGAAGCTTTTTCGGAACTCTATTAGTCAACATCGGCGCCACTACTGGAGCCACACTCGCATTCCTTGCCGCACGTTATCTTCTGCGTGATTGGATTGAGACGAAATTTGGAGATCGCCTGGGGCCGATTCAAGCGGGATTCGCCCAAAATGCTTTCAGTTATCTGATGACACTACGCCTGATTCCGGCGTTTCCGTTTTTTTTGGTCAACTTGGTGTCCGGCCTGACACGAGTGAACCTTGGAACCTACATCGCGGCCACGGCTCTGGGAATCATTCCCGGGAGCTTTGTGTTTGCATTTGCCGGCCGTCAACTCGGCACGATCAATTCATTATCGGAAATCGCATCTCCACCAGTATTACTGGCCTTTACGTTTCTGGGCTTACTCGCCATCATGCCCATTGTCTACCGGAAGCTTACTGGGAAGAAT